The Parashewanella spongiae genome has a window encoding:
- the ccoG gene encoding cytochrome c oxidase accessory protein CcoG, which produces MSSGNTNKDYSKGQRIKIHQPDANKADSFSPSNHIYVRAVQGIWTRLRSRMGWVAMLSFMLLPWVQWGDRQAVYFNLAEQKFHIFGLTIWPQDLTVLAALLMIAAFGLFFVTTYLGRVWCGYTCPQTVWTFIFIWFEEKFEGARNKRIKLDKMPWSFNKVWRKAAKHSAWLAFSLLTSMTFMSYFVPTTVIYTEVFTLSASGLIYFWVIFFMFATYGNAGWMREIMCLHMCPYSRFQSAMFDKNTFIVGYDAKRGESRGPRSRKADPKALGLGDCIDCDLCVQVCPTGIDIRNGLQYECINCGACIDACDNTMERMGYEKGLISYTTENKLEGIKEKLLRPKLVGYGVVMLTMVVLFIYSITAIEPMRIDILRDRNQLYRENTDGLIENTFTLKILNKTEQAQEYQLVVEGLSDYKWYGPQVVTIDSGEVYTLPVSVAVDPVDLKRTITDFSIRLSTKVDGELVEVKQESRFFSP; this is translated from the coding sequence ATGAGTTCAGGAAATACGAACAAGGACTATTCCAAAGGTCAAAGAATAAAGATACATCAACCAGATGCTAACAAGGCTGATTCCTTCAGTCCGAGTAATCACATCTATGTACGTGCCGTTCAAGGAATTTGGACTCGGTTGCGAAGTCGCATGGGGTGGGTGGCAATGTTGTCATTTATGCTACTCCCATGGGTGCAATGGGGTGATCGACAAGCGGTCTACTTTAATTTGGCTGAGCAAAAGTTTCATATCTTCGGGTTAACGATTTGGCCACAAGATTTAACCGTTTTAGCAGCCCTGCTAATGATCGCCGCGTTTGGATTATTTTTTGTTACCACATACCTAGGTCGGGTTTGGTGTGGTTATACTTGCCCGCAAACCGTTTGGACATTTATATTCATTTGGTTTGAAGAGAAGTTCGAAGGCGCACGTAACAAACGCATAAAACTCGACAAAATGCCGTGGAGCTTTAATAAAGTTTGGCGAAAAGCAGCTAAACACAGTGCGTGGTTGGCGTTTTCTTTATTAACCTCTATGACTTTTATGTCATATTTCGTACCCACTACAGTGATATACACTGAAGTATTTACCTTAAGTGCATCAGGGTTGATTTACTTTTGGGTAATATTTTTTATGTTTGCCACTTATGGTAATGCAGGTTGGATGCGGGAAATCATGTGTCTTCACATGTGTCCATATTCACGGTTCCAGTCTGCCATGTTTGATAAAAATACCTTTATCGTTGGTTATGACGCAAAACGCGGTGAATCTAGAGGACCCCGATCTCGTAAAGCGGATCCGAAGGCACTGGGATTAGGTGACTGTATTGACTGTGACTTGTGTGTTCAAGTTTGTCCAACAGGTATTGATATCCGTAACGGTCTTCAGTATGAATGCATAAATTGTGGTGCTTGTATTGATGCTTGTGACAATACCATGGAGCGCATGGGTTACGAAAAAGGCTTGATCAGCTATACCACTGAAAATAAGCTTGAAGGGATAAAAGAAAAACTGCTTCGTCCTAAGCTTGTTGGTTATGGTGTGGTTATGCTGACAATGGTAGTGCTATTTATCTATTCCATAACAGCAATTGAACCAATGCGTATTGATATTTTGCGAGATCGTAATCAATTGTATAGAGAAAACACAGACGGTCTTATTGAGAATACCTTTACATTAAAAATTCTTAATAAAACGGAACAAGCACAAGAATACCAGCTAGTCGTAGAAGGTCTTTCAGATTATAAATGGTACGGCCCACAAGTTGTGACGATTGATTCTGGAGAAGTTTACACCTTACCAGTCAGTGTGGCGGTCGATCCTGTCGATTTAAAACGGACAATTACTGACTTTTCTATTCGTCTTTCAACAAAAGTGGATGGTGAGTTAGTCGAAGTGAAGCAAGAATCACGATTTTTCAGTCCATAG
- a CDS encoding LysR substrate-binding domain-containing protein, with amino-acid sequence MVSWEGVIEFVAVAQTSSFSLAANKLDVSVVKVSRKVSTLENKLAVKLLHRTTRKVSLTDAGRLYYQQCKTLVEGLEQAELAVTQMQQHPTGLLRVTAPVTYGEQFIGPLLNQFLCAYPQLDIDFILTNQQLDLLDNGIDIAIRLGNLMDSSMMAKRLSSRQLYVCASPDYLNRYGEPHTLSEIIKHQCLVGSIPHWRFKERNQQRNLRISGRMSCSSGVTLLDAAKKGLGLVQLPDYYVNDALISGELVEVLSQYRDDKEGVWALYPQNRMLSNKVKVLIEFLGQHLHE; translated from the coding sequence ATGGTCAGTTGGGAAGGCGTTATTGAGTTCGTTGCCGTGGCGCAAACAAGCAGTTTCTCATTGGCAGCAAATAAGTTAGATGTATCCGTTGTAAAAGTCAGTCGAAAAGTATCGACACTAGAAAATAAATTAGCGGTAAAGCTACTTCATAGAACCACTCGTAAGGTCTCATTAACCGACGCTGGCCGACTTTATTACCAGCAATGTAAAACCTTAGTTGAGGGCTTAGAGCAAGCAGAGCTCGCTGTCACTCAAATGCAGCAACATCCTACGGGTTTACTACGCGTTACTGCGCCAGTCACTTATGGTGAACAATTTATTGGTCCGTTACTGAATCAGTTTCTTTGTGCTTACCCTCAACTTGATATTGACTTTATACTGACTAATCAACAACTCGATTTGCTCGATAACGGTATTGATATCGCCATTCGTTTAGGTAACTTGATGGATTCATCAATGATGGCCAAGCGGTTGAGTAGCCGTCAGCTTTATGTCTGTGCAAGCCCTGATTATTTAAACCGCTATGGTGAGCCGCATACTTTGTCTGAAATTATTAAACATCAATGTTTAGTAGGCAGCATCCCTCATTGGCGCTTTAAAGAGCGAAATCAACAACGCAACCTGCGTATTTCTGGACGAATGAGCTGTAGTTCTGGAGTGACATTATTAGATGCAGCAAAAAAGGGCTTAGGATTAGTTCAACTGCCAGACTATTACGTCAACGATGCACTAATATCTGGTGAACTAGTGGAAGTGCTGAGCCAATATCGTGATGATAAAGAAGGTGTATGGGCGCTATATCCTCAAAACCGCATGTTATCAAACAAAGTAAAGGTATTGATTGAGTTTCTTGGGCAACATTTACATGAGTGA